From a single Desulfovibrio sp. ZJ209 genomic region:
- the radC gene encoding DNA repair protein RadC has protein sequence MSAGPKAPPPTHTGHRARLRERLAREPLAVADYEVLELLLGYALRRTDTKPLARELLRRFETIRGVLDARPDELTQVPGFGPGLLAFWQVLREVLARRASAPLRQRKQLGTPEAVARMARERLCASPHEECWIALVDGANRLLAWERLSHGGVSAVPLQPRNVLESALLRRASGIILVHNHPGGDAWPSQPDLALTAELQRLAPRLGLRFVDHVIVTEGDCYSITQCKVL, from the coding sequence ATGTCAGCCGGCCCCAAGGCCCCACCGCCGACCCATACCGGGCACCGCGCCCGGCTCCGCGAAAGGCTTGCCCGCGAACCGCTCGCCGTGGCCGATTATGAGGTGCTGGAGCTCCTCTTGGGCTATGCCCTGCGCCGCACGGATACCAAGCCGCTGGCGCGCGAGCTGCTGCGCCGCTTCGAGACCATCCGCGGCGTGCTGGACGCGAGGCCCGACGAGCTAACGCAGGTACCGGGCTTCGGGCCGGGGCTCCTGGCGTTCTGGCAGGTCCTGCGCGAGGTGCTGGCCCGGCGCGCTTCCGCGCCGCTCAGGCAACGCAAGCAGCTCGGCACGCCAGAGGCCGTGGCCCGCATGGCGCGCGAGCGCCTGTGCGCCTCGCCGCACGAGGAATGCTGGATCGCGCTGGTGGACGGGGCGAACCGCCTCCTCGCGTGGGAGCGCCTCTCCCACGGCGGCGTGAGCGCCGTGCCCCTCCAGCCGCGCAACGTGCTGGAAAGCGCCCTCCTGCGCAGGGCGAGCGGCATCATCCTCGTGCACAACCACCCGGGCGGCGACGCGTGGCCCTCGCAACCCGACCTGGCGCTCACGGCGGAGCTGCAACGCCTCGCCCCGCGCCTCGGCCTCCGTTTCGTGGACCATGTCATCGTCACCGAGGGCGACTGCTACAGCATCACCCAGTGCAAGGTTCTCTGA
- the holA gene encoding DNA polymerase III subunit delta — protein sequence MAGPAHMPGPGPAKGAAPVTGGEKPGFSFLVCPDGHMLRRALDDALAACPPERGQWERHVFWGDEEPPPRFWELLSLEELFGASRAVVVRQAQLWPAAVWKKLSRAIARPSARVWPVFCLEGEWEKRRPKIPAHITRLRCFAFADGRGWVWRGEGLAERDVPRHVRERARAIGLAFEPQALEQFCASVPPDGLAIENELAKLRLMAGDAPVTSAMTAAGGWTPECNVFACIRRMESGDLAGVWRELARSEDGDRLLFSLLALLAREWRLLWQLLAGEEVRLHPSDASFKRALAQRLGAAGLARGFAALADAEWQVKSGRRSPSQSLESLAAAMTALCAPPRRA from the coding sequence ATGGCAGGCCCCGCGCACATGCCCGGCCCGGGGCCGGCCAAGGGGGCGGCGCCCGTCACGGGCGGGGAAAAGCCGGGCTTCAGCTTCCTCGTCTGCCCTGACGGGCACATGCTGCGCCGCGCCCTTGACGACGCGCTCGCCGCCTGCCCGCCGGAGCGCGGCCAGTGGGAGCGCCATGTCTTCTGGGGTGACGAGGAGCCGCCGCCGCGTTTCTGGGAGCTTTTGAGCCTCGAGGAGCTCTTCGGCGCCTCCCGCGCCGTGGTGGTACGGCAGGCGCAGCTCTGGCCCGCGGCCGTGTGGAAAAAGCTCTCCCGGGCCATCGCCCGGCCCTCGGCGCGCGTGTGGCCCGTCTTCTGCCTCGAGGGCGAGTGGGAGAAGCGCCGCCCCAAGATCCCGGCCCATATCACCCGCCTGCGCTGCTTCGCCTTTGCCGACGGGCGCGGCTGGGTGTGGCGCGGCGAGGGCCTCGCCGAGCGCGACGTGCCCCGCCATGTGCGCGAGCGCGCCCGCGCCATTGGCCTCGCCTTCGAGCCGCAGGCGCTGGAACAGTTCTGCGCCTCGGTGCCGCCGGACGGCCTCGCCATCGAGAACGAGCTCGCCAAGCTCAGGCTCATGGCCGGCGACGCGCCCGTAACCTCCGCCATGACCGCCGCCGGCGGCTGGACGCCGGAATGCAATGTCTTCGCCTGCATCCGGCGCATGGAGAGCGGCGACCTCGCGGGCGTGTGGCGCGAGCTTGCGCGCAGCGAGGACGGCGACCGGCTGCTCTTTTCCCTCCTCGCGCTCCTGGCGCGCGAATGGCGCCTGCTCTGGCAGCTCCTGGCGGGCGAGGAGGTGCGGCTGCACCCCTCGGACGCCTCCTTCAAGCGCGCCCTCGCCCAGCGCCTGGGCGCCGCCGGCTTGGCGCGGGGTTTCGCGGCGCTCGCCGATGCGGAATGGCAGGTCAAGAGCGGGCGGCGGAGCCCTTCGCAGTCGCTGGAAAGCCTTGCCGCCGCCATGACCGCGCTCTGCGCGCCGCCGCGCCGGGCCTAA
- the lon gene encoding endopeptidase La, with product MTEDTKDPAIFPDGAEDLDAARTAPAADAAPGAAAAPGEGDGPAADRPLPPVLPVLPVRDVVVFNYMILPLFISREKSVRAVEAAVRRGRQLLVVAQREEGVEDPGPADLYQTGTVVQVMRMLKMPDGRIKVLVQGVSRARVAGYRQAEPFLEARVEHVAEAPVPAGADVEALLRSVREQSEKVLSLRGISSPDILGVLQGVDDPGRLADIIAANLHMKMAEAQAILEAGDPLERLRLVHERLQHELEVATVQARIQGAAREGMDKAQKEYFLREQLKAIRHELGDGEDDADDDLASLKAALDKAGLSGEARTEADRQLRRLSTMHADSSEASVLRSYLEWLADLPWKKQSRDRLDIARARDILDEDHCGLEKVKERILEFLSVRKLNPRSKGSILCFSGPPGVGKTSLGRSIARALGRKFQRLSLGGMHDEAEIRGHRRTYIGAMPGRILQALRQAGTRNPVMVLDEVDKLGADFRGDPSSALLEVLDPEQNNTFSDHYLNVPFDLSRVLFICTANHVDSIPAALRDRMEVITLPGYTRQEKAEIGKRHLLPKRVEDTGLKEGDVRLSDAALDKIIAEYTREAGVRNLERELGAVCRKLARRKAQGAKGPFRVSPAEVEKLLGAPRFLEDESEAELEPGMALGLAWTPAGGEVLTVEASAVKGKGALLLTGQLGDVMKESAQAAMSYIRSRADVLGLDPAFAARRDIHIHVPAGATPKDGPSAGVTLTTALISALTGQPARADLCMTGEITLRGRVLPVGGIKEKILAGVARGLRHVIIPHQNVKDLEDVPRELLKRIKVHPVRKYDEVLSLAFAGGALAGNSAKPASTCGEKAPAEKKRKEAVPPAPPRRRAPATRLPDRPSA from the coding sequence ATGACCGAAGATACCAAAGATCCCGCCATCTTCCCGGACGGCGCGGAAGATCTCGACGCCGCCCGGACGGCTCCCGCCGCCGATGCCGCCCCGGGCGCCGCTGCCGCCCCCGGGGAGGGGGACGGCCCGGCCGCTGACCGGCCACTGCCGCCCGTGCTGCCCGTGCTGCCCGTGCGCGACGTGGTGGTGTTCAACTACATGATCCTGCCGCTCTTCATCAGCCGCGAAAAATCCGTCAGGGCCGTGGAGGCCGCGGTGCGCCGCGGGCGCCAGCTGCTCGTGGTGGCCCAGCGCGAGGAGGGCGTGGAGGACCCCGGCCCGGCCGACCTTTACCAGACCGGCACCGTGGTGCAGGTCATGCGCATGCTCAAGATGCCGGACGGCCGCATCAAGGTGCTGGTGCAGGGCGTGAGCCGCGCGCGCGTGGCCGGGTACCGCCAGGCCGAGCCCTTCCTCGAGGCCCGCGTGGAGCATGTGGCCGAGGCGCCCGTGCCCGCTGGCGCGGACGTGGAGGCGCTGTTGCGGTCCGTGCGCGAGCAGAGCGAGAAGGTGCTCTCGCTCAGGGGCATCTCCTCGCCGGACATCCTCGGCGTGCTCCAGGGCGTGGACGACCCCGGGCGCCTCGCGGACATCATCGCCGCCAACCTGCACATGAAGATGGCGGAGGCGCAGGCCATCCTCGAAGCCGGGGACCCGCTGGAGCGCCTGCGCCTCGTGCATGAGCGCCTGCAGCACGAGCTCGAGGTGGCCACCGTGCAGGCGCGCATTCAGGGCGCGGCCCGCGAGGGCATGGACAAGGCGCAGAAGGAATATTTCCTGCGCGAACAGCTCAAGGCCATCCGCCACGAGCTCGGCGACGGCGAGGACGATGCCGACGACGACCTCGCGAGCCTCAAGGCGGCGCTGGACAAGGCCGGCCTCAGCGGCGAGGCGCGCACCGAGGCCGACCGGCAGCTCAGGCGCCTTTCCACCATGCACGCGGATTCCTCCGAGGCGTCCGTGCTGAGATCCTATCTGGAATGGCTCGCCGACCTGCCGTGGAAGAAGCAGTCCCGCGACCGGCTCGACATCGCCCGCGCGCGCGACATCCTCGACGAGGACCATTGCGGGCTCGAGAAGGTCAAGGAGCGCATCCTCGAATTCTTGAGCGTGCGCAAGCTCAACCCGCGTTCCAAGGGCAGCATCCTCTGCTTCTCCGGCCCTCCGGGCGTGGGCAAGACCTCGCTCGGCCGGTCCATCGCGCGCGCCCTCGGGCGCAAGTTCCAGCGCCTCTCCTTGGGCGGCATGCACGACGAGGCCGAGATCCGCGGGCACCGGCGCACCTATATCGGCGCCATGCCCGGCCGCATCCTCCAGGCCCTGCGCCAGGCCGGCACGCGCAACCCGGTCATGGTGCTGGACGAGGTGGACAAGCTCGGCGCGGACTTCCGCGGCGACCCCTCCTCGGCGCTTTTGGAGGTGCTCGACCCGGAGCAGAACAACACCTTCAGCGACCATTACCTCAACGTGCCCTTCGACCTCTCGCGCGTGCTCTTCATCTGCACGGCGAACCACGTGGATTCCATCCCCGCGGCCCTGCGCGACCGCATGGAGGTCATCACGCTCCCGGGCTACACGCGGCAGGAAAAGGCCGAGATCGGCAAGCGGCACCTGTTGCCCAAGCGCGTGGAGGACACGGGCCTCAAGGAGGGCGACGTGCGCCTCTCGGACGCGGCCCTCGACAAGATCATCGCCGAATACACGCGCGAGGCCGGCGTGCGCAACCTTGAGCGCGAGCTCGGCGCCGTGTGCCGCAAGCTGGCGCGGCGCAAGGCCCAAGGGGCAAAGGGGCCCTTCCGCGTCAGCCCGGCGGAAGTGGAGAAATTGCTGGGCGCGCCGCGCTTTCTGGAAGACGAGAGCGAGGCCGAGCTCGAGCCCGGCATGGCGCTCGGCCTCGCCTGGACGCCGGCCGGCGGCGAGGTGCTGACCGTGGAGGCCTCGGCCGTCAAGGGCAAGGGCGCGCTCCTGCTGACAGGGCAGCTCGGCGATGTCATGAAGGAGAGCGCGCAGGCAGCCATGAGCTATATCCGCTCCCGGGCGGATGTGCTCGGGCTCGACCCGGCCTTTGCCGCCCGGCGCGACATCCACATTCATGTGCCCGCGGGCGCCACGCCCAAGGACGGTCCCTCGGCGGGCGTGACGCTCACCACGGCGCTCATTTCCGCGCTCACCGGGCAGCCGGCCCGCGCGGACCTGTGCATGACCGGCGAGATCACCCTGCGCGGCCGGGTGCTCCCCGTGGGCGGTATCAAGGAAAAGATCCTCGCCGGCGTGGCGCGCGGCCTCAGGCATGTCATCATCCCGCACCAGAACGTGAAGGATCTGGAAGACGTGCCCAGGGAGCTGCTGAAGCGCATCAAGGTGCATCCCGTGCGCAAGTATGACGAAGTGCTCTCCCTGGCCTTCGCCGGCGGAGCTTTGGCCGGCAACAGCGCCAAGCCCGCCAGCACATGCGGCGAAAAGGCGCCCGCAGAAAAGAAGCGCAAGGAGGCCGTGCCCCCGGCGCCGCCCAGGCGGCGCGCCCCGGCCACGCGGCTGCCCGACAGGCCCTCGGCCTGA
- the prmC gene encoding peptide chain release factor N(5)-glutamine methyltransferase, with translation MRLGEYERKIARQLTEAGVDSPRLCARLLCAHALGLTKLGVALAPERELDDAEAARLMALAARRATGEPLAHITGTREFFGRDFRVTRHTLVPRPETELLVETALELLPTGPLLFADMGTGSGSIGVTLACERPLWRGVLLEKSAEALAVVRENAAQLLAGEGAGEGPEHGASRLALLRADLFAPPLRAGALDLVISNPPYISERERGCVMDEVLRFEPASALFSPADGLAHLAAVGEAARRLLRWGGLVILEHGAGQGPPVRGLLAQQGFTGIGTRRDLAGLERCTFGRLG, from the coding sequence ATGCGCCTTGGCGAATACGAGCGAAAGATCGCCCGGCAGTTGACAGAGGCGGGGGTGGACAGCCCCCGCCTTTGCGCGCGCCTGCTCTGCGCGCATGCGCTGGGGCTCACCAAGCTCGGCGTGGCGCTGGCGCCGGAGCGGGAGCTGGACGACGCCGAGGCGGCGCGGCTTATGGCCCTGGCAGCGCGGCGCGCCACGGGCGAGCCCCTGGCGCACATCACGGGCACGCGGGAATTTTTCGGCCGCGATTTCCGCGTCACGCGGCATACGCTGGTGCCGCGGCCGGAAACCGAGCTTCTGGTGGAGACGGCGCTGGAGCTCTTGCCCACAGGCCCGCTCCTGTTCGCGGACATGGGCACGGGCAGCGGCTCAATCGGCGTCACCCTCGCCTGCGAGCGCCCGCTGTGGCGCGGCGTCCTGCTGGAAAAGAGCGCCGAGGCGCTTGCGGTTGTCCGGGAGAATGCCGCGCAACTCCTCGCGGGGGAGGGCGCCGGGGAGGGCCCGGAGCACGGGGCCAGCCGGCTGGCACTGCTGCGCGCCGACCTCTTCGCCCCGCCGCTGCGGGCAGGCGCGTTGGATCTCGTCATCAGCAATCCTCCTTATATAAGTGAACGGGAGCGGGGCTGCGTCATGGACGAGGTGCTCCGCTTCGAGCCGGCATCCGCGCTGTTTTCGCCGGCGGATGGCCTTGCGCATCTCGCGGCCGTGGGCGAAGCGGCCCGGCGGCTGCTCAGGTGGGGCGGCCTCGTCATCCTCGAGCATGGCGCCGGCCAGGGGCCGCCCGTGCGCGGCCTGCTGGCGCAGCAGGGCTTTACGGGCATCGGGACGCGGCGCGACCTCGCGGGCCTCGAGCGCTGCACTTTTGGGCGCCTCGGCTGA
- the leuS gene encoding leucine--tRNA ligase codes for MMQERYHPQELEERWQARWQAENAFACTHGGDKPKCYVLEMLPYPSGKIHMGHVRNYSIGDVVARMRRMQGFNVLHPMGWDAFGLPAENAAIKHHVPPAAWTYGNIAEMRAQLKRMGFSYDWSREIATCRPEYYRWEQLFFLKMLEKGLAYRKKAPQNWCPSCHTVLANEQVEEGRCWRCDSVVEQKELTQWFLGITAYADELLADLDRLDGGWPDRVLTMQRNWIGRSEGARIRFGLERDYDGTDHVEVFTTRPDTLYGVTFMTLAPEHPLVERLIEGKPQAAEVRAFVERIRNMDRLERQSDTLEKEGIFTGAYALHPLTGERVPIWLGNFVLAGYGTGAVMGVPAGDQRDFEFARKYGLPIRVVVEPEGAHLDPATMREAYTGPGVMVNSGPFDGMDNEAGKKAVVAALEAEGKGSSAIQFRLRDWNISRQRYWGAPIPVVYCERCGMVPEKEENLPVILPLDVKVRDDGRSPLPETPSFVDCACPRCGGPARRETDTLDTFVESSWYFSRYTSARDTEAAFDPASLSYWMPVDIYIGGVEHAILHLLYARFFTKALRDLGFYPADLAEPFSRLLTQGMVLKDGSKMSKSKGNVVDPSEMIDKYGADTVRLFCLFAAPPERDFEWTDAGIEGSSRFLARIWRLFMEERERLVPLGACGATGEDATTEAARDLRRKEHETVKKVTSDMAVGRFQYNTAIAAIMELVNALYLAREKLGATEPERRVFSSVMATVLTLLSPVAPHICAELWERLGHKGDVGAEPWPVWDEAALARDTVTIALQVNGKLRGTLEAPAGADKAALEAAALADPAAQRHLTGLTVRKVVVVPGKLVNIVAS; via the coding sequence ATGATGCAGGAACGCTATCATCCGCAGGAACTGGAAGAAAGGTGGCAGGCCCGCTGGCAGGCCGAAAACGCCTTTGCCTGCACGCACGGCGGCGACAAGCCCAAGTGCTATGTGCTCGAGATGCTGCCCTATCCCTCGGGCAAGATCCACATGGGCCATGTGCGCAACTATTCCATTGGCGACGTGGTGGCGCGGATGCGCCGCATGCAGGGCTTCAACGTGCTGCACCCCATGGGCTGGGACGCCTTCGGCCTGCCCGCGGAAAACGCGGCCATCAAGCATCATGTGCCTCCGGCCGCCTGGACCTACGGCAATATCGCCGAGATGCGCGCCCAGCTCAAGCGCATGGGCTTTTCCTATGACTGGTCGCGCGAGATAGCCACCTGCCGCCCGGAATATTACCGCTGGGAGCAGCTTTTCTTCCTGAAGATGCTGGAAAAGGGCCTCGCCTACCGCAAGAAGGCCCCGCAGAACTGGTGCCCCTCCTGCCACACCGTGCTCGCCAACGAGCAGGTGGAGGAGGGCCGCTGCTGGCGCTGCGACAGCGTGGTGGAGCAGAAGGAGCTCACCCAGTGGTTCCTCGGCATCACGGCCTATGCCGACGAGCTTCTGGCCGACCTCGACCGCCTCGACGGCGGCTGGCCCGACCGCGTGCTCACCATGCAGCGCAACTGGATCGGCCGCTCCGAAGGCGCGCGCATCCGCTTCGGCCTTGAGCGCGACTACGACGGCACGGACCATGTGGAGGTCTTCACCACAAGGCCCGACACGCTCTACGGCGTGACCTTCATGACCCTGGCGCCCGAGCATCCGCTCGTGGAGCGGCTCATCGAGGGCAAGCCCCAGGCCGCTGAGGTGCGCGCCTTTGTGGAGCGCATCCGCAACATGGACCGTCTGGAGCGCCAGTCCGACACGCTGGAGAAGGAGGGCATCTTCACCGGCGCCTATGCCCTGCACCCGCTCACCGGCGAGCGCGTGCCCATCTGGCTCGGCAACTTCGTGCTCGCGGGCTACGGCACGGGCGCGGTCATGGGCGTGCCCGCCGGGGACCAGCGCGATTTCGAGTTCGCCCGCAAATACGGCCTTCCCATCCGCGTGGTGGTGGAGCCCGAGGGCGCGCACCTCGACCCGGCGACGATGCGGGAGGCCTACACGGGCCCGGGCGTCATGGTCAATTCCGGCCCCTTCGACGGCATGGACAACGAGGCCGGCAAGAAGGCCGTGGTGGCCGCGCTCGAGGCAGAGGGCAAGGGCAGCTCGGCCATCCAGTTCCGCTTGAGGGACTGGAACATCTCGCGCCAGCGCTACTGGGGCGCGCCCATCCCGGTGGTCTATTGCGAGCGCTGCGGCATGGTGCCCGAAAAGGAGGAGAACCTGCCCGTCATCCTGCCCCTGGACGTGAAGGTGCGCGACGACGGCCGCTCGCCGCTGCCCGAAACGCCCTCCTTCGTGGACTGCGCCTGCCCGCGCTGCGGGGGGCCGGCGCGCCGCGAGACGGACACGCTCGACACCTTCGTGGAATCCTCGTGGTATTTCTCGCGCTACACCTCGGCGCGCGATACGGAGGCCGCGTTCGACCCGGCCTCGCTTTCCTACTGGATGCCGGTGGACATCTATATCGGCGGCGTGGAGCACGCCATCCTGCACCTGCTCTATGCCCGCTTCTTCACCAAGGCCCTGCGCGACCTCGGCTTCTACCCGGCCGACCTCGCCGAGCCGTTCTCGCGCCTGCTCACCCAGGGCATGGTGCTCAAGGACGGCAGCAAGATGTCCAAGTCCAAGGGCAATGTGGTGGACCCCTCGGAGATGATCGACAAGTACGGCGCGGACACCGTCCGCCTGTTCTGCCTCTTCGCCGCCCCGCCCGAGCGCGACTTTGAATGGACGGACGCCGGCATCGAGGGTTCCTCGCGCTTTCTTGCGCGCATCTGGCGCCTGTTCATGGAGGAACGCGAGCGCCTTGTGCCGCTCGGCGCCTGCGGCGCCACGGGAGAGGACGCGACGACCGAAGCGGCCCGCGACCTGCGCCGCAAGGAGCACGAAACGGTCAAGAAGGTCACGTCCGACATGGCCGTGGGCCGCTTCCAGTACAATACGGCCATCGCGGCCATCATGGAGCTCGTCAACGCGCTCTACCTCGCCCGCGAAAAACTGGGCGCGACGGAGCCGGAGCGGCGCGTCTTCTCCTCGGTCATGGCCACGGTGCTGACCCTGCTCTCGCCGGTGGCGCCGCATATCTGCGCCGAGCTCTGGGAACGCCTCGGCCACAAGGGCGACGTGGGCGCCGAGCCGTGGCCCGTGTGGGACGAGGCCGCCCTCGCGCGCGACACCGTGACCATCGCGCTGCAGGTGAACGGCAAGCTGCGCGGCACCCTTGAGGCCCCGGCCGGCGCCGACAAGGCGGCGCTGGAAGCCGCGGCCCTCGCCGACCCGGCGGCGCAGCGGCACCTCACGGGCCTCACCGTGCGCAAAGTGGTGGTCGTGCCCGGCAAGCTCGTCAACATCGTGGCGTCGTAG